In the genome of Nakaseomyces glabratus chromosome K, complete sequence, the window GACAATAATTGATTTGGGTGGAACTCCCCTATACACAATTACCTCGTATGACAAAATGAGTAACTACTATTCAAACATGACAAGCCAAAAGTTGGTACCTCTTCCAAACAAAACACCTATTGTGGATGTGGTTCCAATAGCAAGAAAATCTCCGTTTTATGCAGGATGCCACGACCCTGCAGTTGTTTTATTAGTACTTGATGATGGATGTCTGGAAACCATCTTATACCCATCAGGATCATTTACCTACAAAGCGTCATTGTTTCCCCAAAGTCTGTCATGGGCAAGGCCAGAGACTACTGCAATGGTTGCAACATCTGTGCCACAAAAGCTATGGCTCGGTTTATTATCTTCAGCTAACAATAAAGATTTCATCTTGAAGGGAGGTATGCAAGCCAAGAAACCAGCTAGAGTTCACGAATATAGGTCAGCCTTAGCTACTGGACATGCAAATGGGTCTGTACGACTATGGGATGCATCTTTTGGTGAATTAGATGACAATTCTGTATTTGAAGTAAATTTAGCGAGAGTATTGAATATGGGATCCAACCTATCTATTTCAGACATTTCATTTGCAACGGATACACTTGAATTATCTGTTGCTACAGAAACTGGTGTAGTTGCACTTTTCAAATTCGAAGTTAACCAGTTTTATGATCCGGAACATAAGAATAAAGATCGTGATATGGAGATGAGATTTAGACGATTCTCGATCGGTAGTAGTAAAGAAATGCTGATTGATGTACGTGATAGATCTCCTGAGACCGTCAGACAAGGATTTATGCCAAGTACAGTTGTCAATGCACAGCATGGACCAACTTCAGCGTTGACTAACAGCAATATTGGCTTTGTGGCTATAGCATATGAGGACGGAACTTTTGTAGTTGTTGATCGCAGGGGTCCCGCTATAATCTATATGCAAAATGTTAGAGGATTACCTGGGATCAAAGGTCGCAAATTTACTGCAATTGAGTTTGCCATTATGGAGTATGGAGATGATGGCTATTCTAGTATTTTAATACTTTGCGGTACCGACGTAGGTGAATTAGTAACATTAAAAATTCTACCAGATAGTGGGGGCagatttgttgttgaatttGTGGAAATTAAACAGACCAATGATAAAAGCCCTATACTAAAGATAGATACATtcgaaaagaaaactactGAAAGCTGTTTTGCcacaatttcaaaaatgcaAGATCTAGGTAAAGGCGTAGTAATCAACGGTATGGTAGTAGTGACTTCTGAAACGGATATAAGATTTGTTGATCCTGGTAAATCTAAAGAAGGTCACAAATCATTCAAACATAAAATTGCAACATCTGGAATATCACACATTACTTTCATCAATGCTGTTGGTCAGAAACAAAGCTTGTGCGTCTTGATCGTTCTGGAAAGTAACGGTACTGTCAAAATTTTCACTACACCTGATATGAAAGAGTTGAAAAGCATGCAACTACCCTTCCCAATACAAGCTCAGTATATTAGAGAGTCATCTGTTCTCCGGAATGGTGACATTATGACAAGAACAGGCAAATTCCAATCGTATCTATTCTCAACTTTTGATCAGCGCGCTATCGGGTTAAACAAGGCATATACCCAAGAACAAGTCGAAAAGCAGGACACATTGTATAATCCAGGTTTAAAAATTCCATGGAGACCACAGGTAAATTCTTTACAACTAGCTAGAGGTACATCTTATTGTACTCGTGAGCAATTGGACTTACTGCTGGGTGGTGAAAGAAGACCACAGTCCAAATATGAGGAAAGTGAAATTGCTATTGGTACTATATCTCTTCGCAAAGAAACATCAGCTCCTAACTCACCGAATATGCAAAACGATGAGCATGCGTATAAAAAGCCTGTCAGTAGAAGAGGTAGAAATAGCGGTTACGAATATTTCAGAAGTATGTCAAGAGCCGTGGAAAACCAATGGGATGCAGTTGAGGATGGAATTAATGAATATGCAACAGCTATTGGTCAAGCTATGAATGATACTGTGGAGGAAACAAGTAAAGACATGGTTAGAGGTGCGTTTGGATTCTAGTAAATAAACAATATCgaaatttcattaattgtAGTACATAAATCTGAAGTATTTAGTGAGTAAACTCTTACGCTTctatattaattaaaaaagttGGTAGGTTTCATTGTTTGAATACCTCAGATTAATTATGTTTATAAGCCCTTTAACAAACGGGTAACGTCATTGATACCATCTTTGTGAACTTCAGAAAGCTTTTGTTTAACAGCCTCAATAACATCACCGGAGTCAACAAGTTCACCATCGTCATTGGCAAATTCTTGACCAAGTCTCTTCACACGCACTTTACCTTCGGCAAATTCTTCCTTACCCAAAATAACAGCGATTGGACAGCCTGCCTTATCAGCGGCATCAAATTGTTTTCTTGGATTTGCCTTACTCTTGTAAACATATTCGGCCTCAATACCAGCTTCCCATAACTTCTTTGTAATAGCCATTCTTTCAGGTAGTAAACCAGTCCAGTCCTTACCACCACCAAAGGCCATGACAAATACTTGAGTTGCAGTTGGCTTGATAGCGTTAGTTAGATGAGTTCTTTGCTTGATCAGAGAGAATATTCTTTCAACACCGAAAGAAACACCGACACAAGGAATAGATGATGACTTCTTACCGGAAGCTTCAGCAAACATATTGACTAGATTGTCGTAACGACCACCGGCAGCGATGGAACCGACACCGACATATTCAGAAGCATCGTCGGTAGACTTAGACTTCTTTTTCAGTTCTGTTGCATTCTCTGGAGGAGCAGAAGCCTCTGTGACGGCCTCATAAATAAGACCTGTGTAGTAGTCCAAACCTCTGGCCAAGGAAAGATCGAATGAGATGAACTTGCTGATACCAAAGGCATCAGCGTATTCCATCAGGGTAGCAATCTCATCCAGACCTTGCTTAGCCAGCTCATTACCAGTGATTGCACTATCTTGAGAGAGAATTGTGTGGATTTCCTTTAGAGTACCGTTTAATTTGACGTATTCACCAATCTTATCAGCTGTCTCTTCACTTTGACCTTTCTCGACAgtgatttcttttctaaCCACTTCCCAAGGGGATTTATCTAGTTTGTCAACGGCAGATGAGATCTTTCTGACATCCTCGTCTTTGACACCTGAGATTTGGAAAATACCATCCAAGATCTTTCTGTGGTTTAATTTGACCTTGAAGTCATTTATACCCAGACCGGTTAAACCTTCAACTAGGATGGATAAGATTTCGGCATCTGGGACCATTGATTCGTAACTACCAGCGATATCAAAATCACATTGGTAGAACTCTCTCATACGACC includes:
- the HTS1 gene encoding histidine--tRNA ligase (CAGL0K05313g~Ortholog(s) have aminoacyl-tRNA ligase activity, mRNA binding activity, role in histidyl-tRNA aminoacylation, mitochondrial translation and cytosol, mitochondrion localization), which gives rise to MSAEQAPAHPQQNAKKEKKSKLQVSLKTPKGTKDWADTDMVIREAIFSSLSQLFKKHGGVTIDTPVFELREILAGKYGEDSKLIYDLKDQGGELCSLRYDLTVPFARFVAMNNIQNIKRYHIAKVYRRDQPAMTKGRMREFYQCDFDIAGSYESMVPDAEILSILVEGLTGLGINDFKVKLNHRKILDGIFQISGVKDEDVRKISSAVDKLDKSPWEVVRKEITVEKGQSEETADKIGEYVKLNGTLKEIHTILSQDSAITGNELAKQGLDEIATLMEYADAFGISKFISFDLSLARGLDYYTGLIYEAVTEASAPPENATELKKKSKSTDDASEYVGVGSIAAGGRYDNLVNMFAEASGKKSSSIPCVGVSFGVERIFSLIKQRTHLTNAIKPTATQVFVMAFGGGKDWTGLLPERMAITKKLWEAGIEAEYVYKSKANPRKQFDAADKAGCPIAVILGKEEFAEGKVRVKRLGQEFANDDGELVDSGDVIEAVKQKLSEVHKDGINDVTRLLKGL
- the SRO7 gene encoding Rab GTPase-binding protein SRO7 (CAGL0K05291g~Ortholog(s) have Rab GTPase binding, SNARE binding activity and role in Golgi to plasma membrane transport, establishment of cell polarity, exocytosis, small GTPase mediated signal transduction), whose translation is MFKKGKLKGVSNPFKSSKSTESNKDDSAKAPKPKNIGPGNPMLAPTSTMKKFTSSNPLNRLFTTEVVARYGFNGKVVKVAYDQTQSLMALATDMGEIHVCGRQQVEVVFSPPERITEKISIKEMAFVKGIYLVIIDSKDTLVVISLHNKKILASTYLPVKVSCMETDPTLDWVVIGLESGGIMIYDVDRDQMSDIRIENLQKGKFFPREKLSRVVSIQWNPRDIGTLLISYELVTVIYSFLEDDVKQSFIYELEEYAPGGNLSMDYTKRRRPKVIQSLYHPNSLHILTVHEDNSMVFWDANTGKLIQARTLLDVDVNVPQPDLTKARLEQPERIKTVKWICQNNPEYTSLLITQIPLDKQPQHQNLTIIDLGGTPLYTITSYDKMSNYYSNMTSQKLVPLPNKTPIVDVVPIARKSPFYAGCHDPAVVLLVLDDGCLETILYPSGSFTYKASLFPQSLSWARPETTAMVATSVPQKLWLGLLSSANNKDFILKGGMQAKKPARVHEYRSALATGHANGSVRLWDASFGELDDNSVFEVNLARVLNMGSNLSISDISFATDTLELSVATETGVVALFKFEVNQFYDPEHKNKDRDMEMRFRRFSIGSSKEMLIDVRDRSPETVRQGFMPSTVVNAQHGPTSALTNSNIGFVAIAYEDGTFVVVDRRGPAIIYMQNVRGLPGIKGRKFTAIEFAIMEYGDDGYSSILILCGTDVGELVTLKILPDSGGRFVVEFVEIKQTNDKSPILKIDTFEKKTTESCFATISKMQDLGKGVVINGMVVVTSETDIRFVDPGKSKEGHKSFKHKIATSGISHITFINAVGQKQSLCVLIVLESNGTVKIFTTPDMKELKSMQLPFPIQAQYIRESSVLRNGDIMTRTGKFQSYLFSTFDQRAIGLNKAYTQEQVEKQDTLYNPGLKIPWRPQVNSLQLARGTSYCTREQLDLLLGGERRPQSKYEESEIAIGTISLRKETSAPNSPNMQNDEHAYKKPVSRRGRNSGYEYFRSMSRAVENQWDAVEDGINEYATAIGQAMNDTVEETSKDMVRGAFGF